Proteins from a genomic interval of Siniperca chuatsi isolate FFG_IHB_CAS linkage group LG10, ASM2008510v1, whole genome shotgun sequence:
- the uhrf1bp1 gene encoding UHRF1-binding protein 1, which translates to MAGIIKKQILKHLSRFTKNLSPDKINLSTLKGEGQLSNLELDEEVLQNMLDLPTWLAVTRVYCNKAAIRIQWTKLKTSPICLFLDKVEVEMRTCEEPRPPNGPSPIAITAGQSEYGFAEKVVEGMSVRINSITIKVQARAFHASFELWQLQGNSLNPKWQRSDLRYTRVTDPKRGEVLTFKEINWQSLRIEADAIESDDQDLGSTPLRLITNQGRIRIALKRRIKDCNVLASKLLFILDDLLWVLTDSQLKAIIHYAKSLSEAMEKSAQQRKSRTAESLQTAPPSPGLHSLWTEPPPAPTGTPNNVSQYFDLYDVKESSYHTFISRLDLHICNDSSSMDEDEPPPLGLQGAMQLTFRKLGFDYYPVHRPADGCRHWERHSGAMEAQAQWAGKLLQEYQRRAEASGFPGPHAEVPQPTKDSAKTVQDGHSSAKSSPSDTEQTSNRNSVKALSGSSLKRLRSSCVVIRMDDVDIHQVSTRGRQNKKTQSLLSCNRKALRLPDNIPAVHLQFTEYYFPDNSSLSVPTSNLYVQLNSLQLCVDPASVLWINLFSRGLLHTLDQVKAFYHLQDSSKAEEHLDIRMDAAQLKLIIPLDSSILDHPERPQSLSVTVPQMVLSNTRHCPHGSRADLNSTYDKFASCPFFQPTPPCSFPRDQSAFHPIPSTFLKHSQETEPQPLDRKQLRSQDVWSLSLSRVTLGFDGARRFPKGRTQPFVEPFAVSVWMCLPSTFKNGSSSSSSSLGRAHQPSSEQEEASLASIHFLAHTITPVKMWLNHYQYVALLRMKDAMARLGAELGRDLRDVKQAHGQKTKPATVCFALLVDSAELGLLLPPVCSEPEEEVPHTPETDSPSISDSDISPTHQSADVVLEDSGLENGISSVNTAVTAFDQDEQDALVEEACEAVEEGDGLTTQEDTSVLSPPLSPGHSPVLSRELSTFSLEGELSSAINVTKDVTKDAISASLDLTKGAFSITKDAFSMLSRGSGMSKLFSPQAKEQVQRSEESSPSLAASLRHQSMKQSPSQHSFDSAILDGSLPDENLSVDSDVSDNFVVLMDSESGMESMRPNNTPAGSRGSPAPETEGGSSADLSSSLSQSIDDVSQDMSSVLLLILSGTACTVEVKGEDQVVAVEAQNLSPVQMGNVRVWDLLAGHIQAPDRPVQKQDRRGSRGSPAVCMRAEMGPSAARHSALAESLGFLDVRVQDCKAELLASTVANIGPFLEDEFSTDGQPMKLHMSNITITLKDDSPKVYPTAPQPVPASFIVDQLLLERSDNGIMRLKAEATEPKASAGAPMAGPDNPHSSCSVQQQSERQTLEFKLSSAQAALTQALSDRERLLLEIRKYDPTFTL; encoded by the exons ATGGCCGGGATTATTAAAAAGCAAATTCTGAAACATTTGTCAAG GTTCACCAAGAATCTGTCCCCGGACAAGATCAATCTAAGTACGTTGAAGGGGGAGGGGCAGCTGTCCAACCTTGAGCTCGATGAAGAGGTATTGCAGAACATGCTTGACCTACCTACCTGGCTGGCTGTCACTCGGGTCTACTGCAACAAAGCCGCCATCAGG ATACAATGGACAAAGTTGAAAACAAGCCCCATCTGCCTG TTCTTGGATAAGGTAGAGGTAGAAATGAGGACATGTGAGGAGCCACGTCCACCTAATGGCCCCTCTCCTATAGCTATTACAGCAGGCCAGAG CGAGTACGGCTTTGCAGAGAAAGTGGTGGAGGGCATGTCTGTTAGGATCAACTCCATTACCATTAAGGTACAGGCTCGTGCCTTCCACGCCTCCTTCGAGCTCTGGCAGCTACAAGGCAACAGCCTCAACCCCAAATGGCAGCGCAGTGACCTCCGCTACACCCGCGTCACCGACccaaagagaggagag GTGCTGACATTCAAAGAAATTAACTGGCAGAGTTTACGAATCGAGGCAGATGCCATTGAGAGTGATGACCAGGACCTTGGTAGCACCCCGTTACGCCTCATCACCAACCAAGGACGCATTCGTATCGCTCTAAAACGCAGA ATAAAGGACTGTAATGTGCTGGCATCCAagctgcttttcattctggatgaCCTGTTGTGGGTGCTGACGGACTCTCAGCTCAAAGCCATCATCCATTACGCCAAATCTCTCAGCGAGGCCATGGAGAAGTCTGCCCagcagaggaagagcaggacTGCTGAATCCCTACAG ACTGCCCCTCCATCGCCTGGTCTCCAcagcctttggacagagccccCACCCGCTCCTACTGGCACCCCCAACAACGTGAGTCAATACTTTGATCTCTACGATGTCAAGGAGTCTTCCTACCACACCTTCATATCCCGCTTGGACTTACACATATGCAACGACAGTTCTTCAATGGATGAAG ATGAGCCTCCCCCACTGGGCTTGCAAGGTGCCATGCAGCTGACATTCAGGAAGCTGGGTTTTGACTACTATCCCGTCCACAGACCTG CTGATGGATGTCGACACTGGGAACGCCACAGTGGAGCCATGGAAGCTCAGGCCCAGTGGGCTGGGAAACTGCTGCAGGAGTaccagaggagagcagaggctTCTGGGTTCCCTGGGCCACATGCTGAGGTGCCCCAGCCAACCAAGGACTCTGCGAAGACAGTTCAAG ATGGACACTCTAGTGCCAAGTCGAGCCCCTCTGACACAGAGCAGACATCCAACAGGAACTCTGTCAAAGCTCTCTCAGGGTCGTCACTGAAGAGGCTGCGATCCAGCTGTGTGGTGATCAGGATGGATGACGTGGATATTCACCAG GTGTCTACAAGAGGCCGTCAAAACAAGAAGACCCAGTCTTTATTATCCTGCAACCGTAAAGCTCTACGTTTGCCAGACAACATACCAGCAGTTCATCTGCAGTTTACTGAATACTACTTTCCTGACAACTCCAGTTTATCAG TGCCCACCTCAAACCTGTATGTCCAGCTGAATAGCCTCCAGCTCTGTGTAGACCCAGCCAGTGTGCTCTGGATCAATCTGTTCTCCAGGGGTCTGCTGCACACCCTGGACCAAGTCAAAGCTTTCTACCATTTGCAAGACAGCAGCAAGGCTGAAGAGCATTTAGACATTCGCATGGATGCAGCTCAGCTTAAG CTGATAATCCCCTTGGATTCTTCCATATTGGACCATCCGGAACGTCCACAGTCCCTCTCTGTTACTGTACCCCAGATGGTTCTCAGCAACACCCGCCACTGTCCTCATGGCTCCAGAGCTGATCTCAATAGCACCTATGACAAGTTTGCCAGCTGCCCTTTCTTCCAGCCCACACCTCCCTGCTCCTTCCCAAGAGACCAGAGTGCCTTCCACCCCATCCCGTCCACCTTCCTCAAGCACTCTCAAGAGACAGAACCCCAACCTCTGGACAGAAAGCAACTACGATCCCAGGATGTCTGGTCTCTCAGTTTGTCCCGTGTGACCCTAGGTTTTGATGGAGCTCGGCGATTCCCCAAAGGCAGAACCCAACCTTTTGTTGAGCCCTTTGCCGTGTCTGTGTGGATGTGTCTGCCCTCTACCTTTAAAAATGGTTCatcgtcttcctcctccagtCTCGGCAGAGCCCACCAGCCGTCTTCAGAACAGGAAGAGGCTTCGCTTGCCTCTATCCACTTCTTGGCCCACACCATCACTCCAGTGAAGATGTGGCTCAACCACTACCAGTATGTTGCCCTGCTGAGGATGAAGGATGCCATGGCTCGGTTGGGGGCAGAGTTGGGCCGGGATCTACGAGATGTTAAGCAGGCTCACGGCCAGAAGACAAAACCTGCTACAGTTTGTTTTGCCCTCCTGGTGGACTCTGCAGAATTGGGTCTCCTGTTGCCACCAGTCTGCTCAGAGCCTGAGGAAGAGGTCCCCCACACCCCAGAGACTGACAGCCCCAGTATATCAGACTCTGACATCTCCCCCACTCATCAATCTGCAGATGTGGTCCTAGAGGACAGTGGGTTAGAAAATGGCATCTCCTCCGTCAATACAGCTGTCACTGCTTTTGATCAGGATGAACAAGATGCGTTGGTGGAGGAGGCATGTGAGGCTGTGGAGGAGGGGGATGGTTTGACAACACAGGAGGACACCTCTGTTCTCTCACCTCCACTCTCACCTGGACACTCCCCTGTCCTCTCCCGCGAACTGTCCACCTTTAGCCTGGAGGGAGAGCTGTCAAGCGCCATTAACGTCACCAAGGATGTGACCAAAGATGCCATTAGTGCCTCGCTGGATCTGACCAAAGGGGCGTTTTCAATAACAAAAGATGCCTTTAGCATGTTGAGTCGTGGCTCAGGGATGAGCAAACTGTTCAGTCCGCAGGCAAA GGAACAGGTCCAGCGTTCAGAAGAGTCCTCCCCATCTCTGGCTGCCAGCCTGCGCCACCAATCCATGAAGCAGTCGCCTTCCCAGCATTCCTTTGATAGTGCTATCTTGGATGGCAGCCTGCCTGACGAAAATCTCTCCGTGGATAGTGATGTCAGCGACAATTTTGTTGTTCTCATGGACTCAG AGTCAGGTATGGAGTCCATGCGTCCCAACAACACTCCTGCAGGCAGTCGAGGCAGCCCAGCcccagagacagagggaggttCATCAGCTGACCTCAGCAGCTCTCTGTCCCAGAGTATTGACGATGTATCTCAGGATATG TCCTCTGTGTTGTTGCTGATCCTGAGTGGAACAGCCTGTACTGTGGAAGTAAAGGGAGAAGACCAAGTTGTGGCTGTAGAAGCACAGAATCTGAGCCCTGTACAGATGGGTAATGTCAGGGTATGGGACCTGCTGGCTGGGCACATACAAG CTCCAGACAGACCAGTCCAGAAGCAGGATAGGCGGGGTAGCAGAGGCTCTCCAGCAGTGTGCATGCGAGCAGAAATGGGTCCATCTGCTGCCCGACACTCTGCTCTGGCCGAGTCTTTGGGCTTCCTGGATGTGAGAGTGCAAGACTGTAAGGCAGAGCTGTTAGCCTCCACAGTAGCGAACATTGGTCCTTTTCTCGAAGACGAATTCAGTACTGATGGTCAGCCAATGAAGTTACACATGAGCAACATCACCATCACTTTGAAG gaTGATAGCCCTAAAGTCTACCCTACAGCCCCTCAACCTGTCCCGGCCTCATTCATTGTAGATCAGCTGCTCCTCGAGCGTAGTGACAATGGCATCATGAGGCTCAAAG cTGAAGCTACAGAACCTAAAGCCTCAGCAGGTGCTCCTATGGCTGGCCCGGACAACCCACACAGTTCATGCTCTGTTCAACAGCAGAGCGAG AGACAAACCCTGGAATTCAAGCTCTCTAGTGCCCAGGCTGCTCTCACCCAGGCACTCAGTGACAGAGAACGCCTCCTTCTGGAAATCAGGAAGTATGACCCCACATTTACTCTCTGA
- the LOC122883174 gene encoding protein ILRUN-like isoform X1 translates to MEGMDLDLDQELMQKFSCMGTTDKDILISEFQRLLGFQLNPAGCAFFLDMTNWNLQAAIGAYYDFESPNISAPCMSFVRDVTIGEGESVPPDTPFTKTWRIQNTGAESWPPGVCLKYVGGDQFGHVNMVMVRSLDPQEMADVSVQMQSPVSPGMYQGQWRMCTATGLYYGDVIWVILSVEVGGLLGVTQQLSSFQAEFNTQPHRSLEGDYNPFASPEKSKCPNSNNNSLHDASGHRVTEEHWQGSPNELQQDQNGLSHNSVDIVANSLQSNLSVVSYNQGIQEPYPFGHS, encoded by the exons ATGGAGGGcatggacctggacctggaccagGAGCTCATGCAGAAATTCAGCTGCATGGGTACAACAGACAAAGATATCCTAATATCAGAATTTCAGAGGCTCCTCGGATTTCAGCTAAACCCCGCCGGATGCGCCTTCTTTCTGGACATGACCAACTG GAATTTACAAGCAGCCATCGGAGCCTACTATGACTTTGAGAGTCCCAACATCAGTGCACCATGCATGTCCTTTGTGAGGGATGTGACGATTGGTGAGGGCGAATCAGTTCCACCGGACACACCTTTCACAAAGACCTGGAGGATACAGAACACAG GTGCAGAGTCATGGCCTCCCGGGGTTTGTCTGAAGTATGTTGGAGGAGATCAGTTTGGTCATGTTAACATGGTGATGGTGCGGTCTCTAGACCCTCAGGAAATGGCGGATGTTAGTGTGCAGATGCAGAGTCCTGTGTCTCCTGGCATGTACCAGGGCCAGTGGAGAATGTGCACAGCTACTGGACTTTACTATGGAG aTGTAATTTGGGTGATCCTGAGTGTGGAGGTTGGAGGCCTCCTTGGCGTCACACAGCAGCTTTCCTCTTTCCAAGCCGAGTTCAACACCCAGCCTCACCGCAGCCTGGAAGGAGACTACAACCCCTTCGCCTCGCCAGAGAAGAGCAAGTGCcccaacagcaacaacaacagcctcCACGATGCCAGCGGTCATAGGGTGACAGAGGAACATTGGCAGGGAAGCCCCAACGAGCTGCAGCAAGATCAGAATGGACTTTCACACAACTCTGTGGATATAGTAGCAAACAGTCTACAAAGCAATCTATCAGTAGTCTCTTATAACCAG GGTATACAGGAGCCCTATCCTTTTGGGCACTCTTAA
- the LOC122883174 gene encoding protein ILRUN-like isoform X2: protein MVCYDKSRPRTKLGAKPPSLSRRIHDGGHGPGPGPGAHAEIQLHGNLQAAIGAYYDFESPNISAPCMSFVRDVTIGEGESVPPDTPFTKTWRIQNTGAESWPPGVCLKYVGGDQFGHVNMVMVRSLDPQEMADVSVQMQSPVSPGMYQGQWRMCTATGLYYGDVIWVILSVEVGGLLGVTQQLSSFQAEFNTQPHRSLEGDYNPFASPEKSKCPNSNNNSLHDASGHRVTEEHWQGSPNELQQDQNGLSHNSVDIVANSLQSNLSVVSYNQGIQEPYPFGHS, encoded by the exons ATGGTTTGTTATGACAAGTCGAGGCCTCGGACTAAATTAGGAGCGAAGCCCCCGTCTCTGTCCAGGCGAATCCACGATGGAGGGcatggacctggacctggaccagGAGCTCATGCAGAAATTCAGCTGCATGG GAATTTACAAGCAGCCATCGGAGCCTACTATGACTTTGAGAGTCCCAACATCAGTGCACCATGCATGTCCTTTGTGAGGGATGTGACGATTGGTGAGGGCGAATCAGTTCCACCGGACACACCTTTCACAAAGACCTGGAGGATACAGAACACAG GTGCAGAGTCATGGCCTCCCGGGGTTTGTCTGAAGTATGTTGGAGGAGATCAGTTTGGTCATGTTAACATGGTGATGGTGCGGTCTCTAGACCCTCAGGAAATGGCGGATGTTAGTGTGCAGATGCAGAGTCCTGTGTCTCCTGGCATGTACCAGGGCCAGTGGAGAATGTGCACAGCTACTGGACTTTACTATGGAG aTGTAATTTGGGTGATCCTGAGTGTGGAGGTTGGAGGCCTCCTTGGCGTCACACAGCAGCTTTCCTCTTTCCAAGCCGAGTTCAACACCCAGCCTCACCGCAGCCTGGAAGGAGACTACAACCCCTTCGCCTCGCCAGAGAAGAGCAAGTGCcccaacagcaacaacaacagcctcCACGATGCCAGCGGTCATAGGGTGACAGAGGAACATTGGCAGGGAAGCCCCAACGAGCTGCAGCAAGATCAGAATGGACTTTCACACAACTCTGTGGATATAGTAGCAAACAGTCTACAAAGCAATCTATCAGTAGTCTCTTATAACCAG GGTATACAGGAGCCCTATCCTTTTGGGCACTCTTAA